The Myxosarcina sp. GI1 genome contains the following window.
CATCAAACCTGCTTTATAGTTGTAATCTAATAAAGCAATACAGCCATTAATGTATAAGGTCAAAATTAGAGCCAAACCGATAATACCCCAGACGATTGAGCCAATTAACTTGGTAGGCTGGTAGCTTTTGCCTTGAATTTCTTTGCCTTCTTGTCGCTGTTTTCTCAATCCCTGCCACAGTTGAGCGACGGCAAAAATTGCCAGTAAGGTAAGTATAGCGATCGCCAGATATTTTTGCCAGAGACTGGGGTCGAAGCCATCTAAGGGTAGGGGATATCGCTGGATGCCAAAAGCACCTTTCGTCAGCCATTCTTCATTAAGAGCGATTAAACGCAACAGTTCGGAAACACCAATAGTCACAATCGCTAGATAGTCTTCTCGCAGTCTGAGAGTAGAAATTCCGATTAGCAAACCCAACAGAGAGGAGATTGCCGCACCTGCAAGAACGGCAATAATTAACGGTACGCCTAATGCACTTAGTAGTACCGTAGCGTAAGCCCCTACGGTCATAAATGCTACGTGACCGAAATTAATTAGACCTGTATAACCCCATTGCAAATTTAAACCCAAAGCAAATAAAGCAAACAACCCTACTGAAATTGTTAGAAAAACCAGATAACCAACCATTGATTTATTTAAATCGATTTTGCAGCCGATTGTAGCGCGATCGCGCCCAAAATCGGTATCGTAATCAACAATGAACAGTGAGCAATGAGCAATGAGCAATGAGTATTTACCCTCTGTAGTGTTCCCTGTTCCCTGTTCTCTGTTCATTGCTAAAGCGATCGCAATGTTGATATTTGCAAACTACAGATAGTAACGAGTCTACAATTACATTTAAGATAAGATTCTAAGTATAACTAAACTGCTATAGAATCTATGTTTCCCATCAATCGCCCTCGCCGTCTGCGCCAACACCCTCAATTGCGTCGCATGGTGCAAGAAACCGTTGTAACTGCTAACGACTTAATTTATCCGCTATTTGCCGTACCAGGAGATGCAGTAGCTACCGAAGTTAAATCGATGCCTGGAGTGTATCAGCTATCGGTAGATAAAATTGTTGAAGAAGCTAA
Protein-coding sequences here:
- a CDS encoding branched-chain amino acid ABC transporter permease, with amino-acid sequence MVGYLVFLTISVGLFALFALGLNLQWGYTGLINFGHVAFMTVGAYATVLLSALGVPLIIAVLAGAAISSLLGLLIGISTLRLREDYLAIVTIGVSELLRLIALNEEWLTKGAFGIQRYPLPLDGFDPSLWQKYLAIAILTLLAIFAVAQLWQGLRKQRQEGKEIQGKSYQPTKLIGSIVWGIIGLALILTLYINGCIALLDYNYKAGLMLLVLLTVAVVYWGLQLLVHSPWGRVLKAIREDEEIPRALGKNVFWYKLQAFMLGGAIAGIAGAFYAWQLTTVYPSNFEPLVTFNAWTMVVLGGAGNNAGTLLGVVIFWAYDALTRFYLPKLGLLSSADLGAFRIMVIGLILMILMVWRPQGILGKKEELTLGK